One Suncus etruscus isolate mSunEtr1 chromosome 13, mSunEtr1.pri.cur, whole genome shotgun sequence genomic region harbors:
- the RWDD2B gene encoding RWD domain-containing protein 2B: protein MTEVEQAEAQLSELDLLASMFPGENELIVNDQLALAELKDCVEKKTMEGRSSKVYFTINVNLDVSEEAMAMFSLACILPFKYPAVLPEITVRSVVLSRSQQTQLNSDLIEYLQTNCLGDVCILNATEWVREYGCGYVSKDSSPTLTPGNSVQPGDRFLTRLWIYSHHIYNKCKRKNILEWSKELSLTGFSMPGKPGVVCVEGPQSACEEFWSRLRKLNWKRILIRHREDISLDDAKAEMETQRKFSIFEEKVFSVNGTRGNHMDFGQLYQFLNASHCGEVFQMLFGVEGQ, encoded by the exons ATGACGGAGGTGGAGCAGGCAGAGGCCCAGCTCTCAGAGTTAGACCTGCTGGCCAGCATGTTCCCAGGCGAGAATGAGCTCATTGTAAACGACCAGCTGGCTTTAGCAGAACTGAAGGATTGTGTTGAAAAGAAGACCATGGAGGGGAGATCTTCAAAAGTTTACTTTACTATCAACGTGAACCTGGATGTATCTGAGGAAGCCATG GCGATGTTTTCTCTGGCCTGTATTCTTCCCTTTAAATATCCTGCAGTCCTGCCCGAAATCACTGTCAG atcaGTAGTACTAAGTAGATCCCAGCAGACTCAGCTGAACTCAGACCTGATCGAATACCTGCAAACAAATTGTCTGGGCGATGTCTGTATACTGAATGCCACCGAGTGGGTTCGTGAATATGGCTGTGGCTATGTTAGCAAAGACTCCTCACCCACCCTGACCCCAGGAAACTCAGTGCAGCCAGGAGACCGCTTTCTCACAAGACTGTGGATCTATAGCCATCACATCTACAACAAATGCAAGAGAAAGAATATTCTAGAGTGGTCGAAAGAGCTTTCCCTTACTGGTTTTAGCATGCCTGGAAAACCTGGTGTTGTTTGTGTAGAAGGCCCACAGAGCGCCTGTGAAGAGTTCTGGTCAAG gctCAGAAAATTAAACTGGAAGAGAATTCTAATTCGTCATCGAGAAGATATTTCTTTGGATGATGCAAAagctgaaatggaaacacaaagaaaattttcaatttttgaggAAAAGGTGTTCAGTGTTAATGGAACTCGAGGGAACCACATGGATTTTGGTCAGCTCTACCAGTTTTTAAATGCCAGCCACTGTGGGGAGGTTTTTCAAATGCTCTTTGGGGTAGAAGGGCAATGA